A window of Cucurbita pepo subsp. pepo cultivar mu-cu-16 chromosome LG06, ASM280686v2, whole genome shotgun sequence contains these coding sequences:
- the LOC111796659 gene encoding dynein light chain LC6, flagellar outer arm produces the protein MLEGKAIIGETDMLQAMQQDALDLAAKALDSFDVTEPTDIARFIKKEFDGMYGGGWQCIVGTDFGSFVTHCCGCFIYFCVGSLAVLLFRGSSDSEQLDPTQLSVLETVKE, from the exons ATGTTAGAAGGCAAAGCAATCATCGGAGAGACGGATATGTTGCAGGCCATGCAACAGGACGCTCTAGACCTTGCGGCTAAGGCGCTCGACAGTTTTGATGTCACTGAACCCACTGACATCGCCCGTTTcattaaaaag GAATTTGACGGGATGTACGGTGGAGGATGGCAATGCATAGTGGGAACGGATTTTGGGTCATTTGTGACACATTGTTGCGGATGCTTCATCTATTTTTGTGTTGGAAGCCTTGCAGTTTTGCTGTTCAGAGGCTCTTCCGACTCCGAACAACTTGATCCAACTCAACTTTCTGTTTTGGAGACTGTCAAAGAATGA